The following are encoded together in the Dama dama isolate Ldn47 chromosome 29, ASM3311817v1, whole genome shotgun sequence genome:
- the TRMT10B gene encoding tRNA methyltransferase 10 homolog B isoform X3 — MDWKSEGSAQKTESRVPQEHEIALDSPGEDGVSESFQLLQIDVGCEHWEQEALPTGSAAWCSKNVQRKQRHWEKIVAAKKSKRKQEKERRKANRVENSGICPQHSKRFLRSLIKERLLEAKHSGPRLCIDLSMTNHMSKKELSRLAGQIRRLYGSNKKADRPFWICLTGFTTDSPLYEECLRMNDGFSSYLLDITEEDCFSLFPLETLVYLTPDSEHALANVDLDTVYILGGLVDESIQKFCRDYSDLDQGAFFFKMVGCTGS, encoded by the exons ATGGACTGGAAATCGGAAGGGAGTGCTCAGAAAACAGAGTCACGGGTGCCGCAGGAGCACGAAATTGCCCTCGACAGCCCAGGTGAAGATGGCGTCTCTGAGAGCTTCCAGCTTTTACAGATTGACGTGGGATGTGAGCATTGGGAGCAAGAGGCCCTGCCCACAGGCAGTGCGGCTTGGTGCTCG AAAAATGTCCAAAGAAAGCAGAGACACTGGGAAAAGATAGTTGCGGCaaagaagagtaaaagaaaacaagaaaaagaaagaagaaaagccaaCCGTGTAGAAAATTCAG GCATCTGCCCCCAGCACAGCAAACGTTTCCTGAGATCCCTAATCAAGGAAAGACTTTTGGAAGCCAAGCACTCAGGCCCAAGACTCTGTATCGATTTGAGTATGACCAACCACATGTCTAAGAAG GAGTTAAGTAGACTGGCTGGACAGATCCGAAGGTTGTACGGCTCCAATAAAAAAGCTGACAGGCCATTTTGGATCTGCCTCACTGGCTTCACCACAGACAGCCCTCTGTATGAAGAGTGTTTGAGGATGAATGATGGATTTTCCAGTTATCTG CTAGACATAACAGAAGAAGACTGCTTTAGTTTATTTCCTCTGGAAACCCTTGTGTACCTGACTCCTGACTCAGAACATG CTCTTGCAAATGTTGATCTAGACACAGTTTACATCCTTGGTGGACTTGTGGATGAAAGCATTCAGAAG